One Gemmatimonadota bacterium DNA segment encodes these proteins:
- a CDS encoding helix-turn-helix transcriptional regulator, with protein MNLNSSSELWEELQDKEYREGYVEGQFDIEVPFQIRALRRARGWTQADLAKYSGIPESHIAELEDPDSGPPSVQILHKLCAAFDVGLLVQFVSFSELVRRESEFDPETFNVVSFSDDNINTEPQTAAISTMVP; from the coding sequence ATGAACTTGAATTCAAGCTCTGAACTTTGGGAAGAACTGCAAGATAAGGAATATCGGGAAGGTTACGTCGAGGGACAGTTTGATATTGAAGTACCTTTCCAAATCCGAGCACTTCGGAGGGCGAGAGGGTGGACACAAGCGGATCTTGCAAAGTACAGTGGCATTCCCGAGAGCCATATAGCCGAATTGGAGGACCCTGATAGTGGCCCACCATCAGTACAAATATTGCACAAACTTTGTGCTGCATTTGATGTGGGACTACTCGTTCAATTTGTCTCATTCAGCGAGTTAGTTCGCCGAGAGTCAGAATTTGATCCAGAAACCTTTAACGTTGTAAGCTTTTCAGATGACAATATCAATACAGAGCCGCAAACTGCGGCTATATCTACAATGGTGCCATAG